In Nocardia asteroides, a single genomic region encodes these proteins:
- a CDS encoding thioesterase II family protein: MTLEATAWLRILRAEPAAARNLLCFPPGGGSASAFRELAGALAPGTTVAAVQYPGRQDRFGEPQVESIAAMADAVAGDLIRLPIEPGVALFGHSMGATVAFETARRLSAAGRGPTVLFVSGRPDPRYVEPGALHEAPDSALIADLERLADDPASVAVLRADPGLAELVLPAVRADYRAVETYRYEPGEPLRCPVFALVSDADPTTTPEQADGWREHTSGPFERIVFPGGHFYLDAAVTDVAAAISSRLR; encoded by the coding sequence GTGACCCTCGAGGCGACCGCGTGGCTGCGGATTCTGCGGGCAGAGCCGGCCGCGGCCCGCAACCTGCTGTGCTTTCCCCCGGGTGGCGGCTCCGCGTCCGCCTTCCGTGAGCTGGCCGGTGCGCTCGCGCCCGGCACGACGGTGGCCGCGGTGCAGTACCCCGGCAGGCAGGACCGCTTCGGCGAGCCGCAGGTGGAGAGCATCGCCGCCATGGCCGACGCCGTCGCCGGGGATCTGATCCGGCTGCCGATCGAGCCGGGCGTCGCGCTGTTCGGGCACAGCATGGGCGCCACCGTCGCCTTCGAGACCGCGCGCAGGCTGAGCGCCGCCGGGCGCGGGCCGACGGTGCTGTTCGTCTCCGGCAGACCCGACCCCCGCTACGTGGAGCCCGGCGCGCTGCACGAGGCCCCCGATTCGGCGCTGATCGCCGACCTGGAGCGGCTGGCCGACGACCCCGCCTCGGTCGCCGTGCTGCGCGCGGATCCCGGCCTGGCCGAGCTGGTGCTGCCCGCGGTGCGCGCCGACTACCGAGCCGTCGAGACCTACCGGTACGAGCCGGGCGAGCCGCTGCGCTGCCCGGTGTTCGCCCTGGTCTCCGACGCCGACCCGACCACGACCCCGGAGCAGGCCGACGGCTGGCGCGAGCACACCTCCGGGCCGTTCGAGCGGATCGTCTTCCCCGGCGGGCACTTCTACCTGGATGCCGCGGTGACCGACGTGGCGGCCGCGATCTCCTCCCGGCTGCGCTGA
- a CDS encoding sulfite exporter TauE/SafE family protein: MSLLTIGLVVVAGFFAGLIGYVTGIASLVSYPALLAAGLPPVAANVTNTVAMVAVGLGSTANSGSALQEDKRTLIRYAICAAVGGAIGAGLLLCTPAAAFELAVPFLIVAASLSLLLQPKLRELAGDRTFPRAYPIGIVLISIYGGYFGAGAGVMILALVLVATASDIWRASIMKSYLLGIANLLAALGFALLGPVHWGAAAAMAVGAFAGGWCGPAVVKVLPARPLRWVIALCGFGLAIWLIPR, translated from the coding sequence TTGAGTCTGCTCACCATCGGGCTGGTGGTGGTCGCCGGGTTCTTCGCCGGACTGATCGGCTACGTCACCGGCATCGCCTCGCTGGTCTCCTACCCCGCGCTGCTCGCCGCGGGGCTCCCGCCCGTCGCCGCCAACGTCACCAATACCGTCGCCATGGTCGCTGTAGGACTCGGCTCGACGGCCAACTCCGGCTCGGCGCTGCAGGAGGACAAGCGCACTTTGATCCGGTACGCGATCTGCGCGGCGGTGGGTGGCGCGATCGGTGCCGGATTGCTGCTCTGCACCCCGGCCGCCGCCTTCGAGCTCGCCGTCCCGTTCCTGATCGTGGCGGCCTCGCTGAGCCTGCTGCTGCAACCGAAGCTGCGCGAGCTGGCCGGTGACCGGACGTTCCCGCGCGCCTACCCCATCGGCATCGTGTTGATCTCGATCTACGGCGGCTACTTCGGTGCGGGAGCCGGGGTGATGATCCTGGCGCTTGTCCTGGTCGCCACCGCCTCCGACATCTGGCGTGCGAGCATCATGAAGAGCTACCTGCTCGGTATCGCGAATCTGCTGGCGGCGCTGGGTTTCGCGCTGCTCGGGCCGGTGCACTGGGGAGCGGCGGCCGCGATGGCGGTCGGCGCGTTCGCGGGCGGCTGGTGCGGCCCGGCGGTGGTGAAGGTGCTGCCGGCGCGGCCGCTGCGCTGGGTGATCGCGCTGTGCGGATTCGGGCTGGCGATCTGGCTCATTCCGCGGTGA
- a CDS encoding DUF2784 domain-containing protein, translated as MLFRLLADGTMVAHYAFVAYVVAGGFLAWRRPRTIWLHIAAVGWGFGGILIGYDCPLTALESWARERGGEAPLPDSGFIAHYLTGVLYPESALTLVQVGAATLVLGSWAGVVVLRRRVTPMAAA; from the coding sequence ATGCTGTTTCGCCTGCTCGCCGACGGCACGATGGTCGCGCACTACGCCTTCGTGGCGTACGTCGTGGCCGGCGGATTCCTCGCTTGGCGCCGGCCGCGCACGATCTGGCTGCACATCGCGGCGGTCGGGTGGGGGTTCGGCGGGATTCTGATCGGCTACGACTGCCCGCTGACCGCACTGGAGAGCTGGGCGAGGGAGCGCGGCGGGGAGGCTCCGCTGCCGGACAGCGGGTTCATCGCGCACTACCTGACCGGGGTGCTGTATCCGGAGAGCGCGCTCACGCTGGTCCAGGTCGGCGCGGCGACGCTGGTGCTCGGCTCGTGGGCCGGGGTGGTGGTGCTGCGCAGGCGCGTAACGCCGATGGCCGCCGCGTGA